A genomic window from Misgurnus anguillicaudatus unplaced genomic scaffold, ASM2758022v2 HiC_scaffold_29, whole genome shotgun sequence includes:
- the LOC129421030 gene encoding uncharacterized protein, whose translation MEGLKDRLNTAWGQGVWKNRNASRVVSSAQVAVQKLAALGYMPILFMGRKKKNSLIADINSGIPLNEDTQPFVDAMKKAYEYLLKKQGPQMPPLHPQPDQHIQTPTQPDQQIQPHPDQQIQTQPDQQIQPHPESDQQIQTPIQPDQQIPHHFDQQIQQHSALQIQTHPDQQIQTTTQPDQQIQHHSDQQIQTQTEAQQIDEDVILNLYFLPSPSHVQTHSEAQHLQVQPQPQQIQPLTAKPNPPKNKKGCRKCSRQKVWQYDTIVDKIMTGDKAEVKVHWLPCSQCGKAWEDTWEPASQFPS comes from the exons ATGGAGGGCCTCAAAGACCGCCTGAATACAGCGTGGGGGCAGGGGGTCTGGAAAAACCGGAATGCATCACGAGTGGTGTCTTCTGCTCAAGTTGCA GTGCAGAAACTTGCTGCCTTGGGCTATATGCCCATTTTATTTATGGgcagaaaaaaaaagaattcgTTGATCGCCGATATAAATTCTGGAATACCACTCAATGAGGATACACAACCTTTTGTTGATGCCATGAAGAAGGCTTATGAGTATTTACTTAAAAAGCAAG GACCCCAGATGCCTCCTTTACATCCCCAGCCTGACCAGCATATCCAAACCCCAACCCAGCCTGACCAACAGATCCAGCCCCATCCTGACCAGCAGATCCAAACCCAGCCTGACCAGCAGATCCAGCCCCATCCTGAGTCTGACCAGCAGATCCAAACCCCAATCCAGCCTGACCAGCAGATTCCACAccattttgaccagcagatcCAGCAGCATTCTGCCCTGCAGATTCAGACCCATCCTGACCAGCAGATCCAAACAACAACCCAGCCTGACCAGCAGATTCAGCACCATTCCGACCAGCAGATCCAGACCCAGACTGAAGCTCAACAGATAGATGAAGATGTCATCCTCAACCTCTATTTTTTGCCCTCTCCATCCCATGTCCAGACTCACTCTGAAGCTCAACATCTCCAGGTCCAGCCACAGCCCCAGCAAATTCAGCCGCTGACTGCAAAACCAAACcctccaaaaaataaaaaag GGTGCCGAAAATGCAGCAGGCAAAAAGTGTGGCAATACGACACTATCGTTGACAAAATAATGACAGGG gATAAGGCTGAAGTAAAAGTGCACTGGTTGCCTTGTTCTCAGTG TGGCAAGGCCTGGGAGGACACATGGGAGCCAGCCAGCCAGTTCCCTTCCTGA
- the LOC129421059 gene encoding ecto-ADP-ribosyltransferase 4-like — translation MLTTAALILIVTSKVVLGQDDRRAVKRQKFPLNMAEDSVDDLYEGCTEKMEQLVETKYLPEEITANISGFGTVWENSTKNIPGPKDNLTRNHLIAISVYTGVIVYRKFNEDVRTGKQKYKEKTYKWYSLHFWLTQAIQTLKKTENGCKSTYRGTNVTFEGVNNTEIRFGSFTSSSLDRKVTMDFGNQSCFEIETCNGADVSKYSQFPNQKEVLIPPYETFKVTDIRNDQKGDWCKTVFELKSTGIKSNLNCAVASVKPKKYHNVIISD, via the exons ATGTTGACCACTGCAGCTCTTATTCTCATTGTCACCAGTAAAGTTGTCCTGGGACAG GATGACAGACGGGCTGTTAAAAGACAGAAATTTCCATTAAATATGGCAGAGGATTCAGTTGATGACCTGTATGAAGGCTGTACAGAGAAGATGGAACAATTGGTGGAGACAAAATATCTACCTGAAGAAATCACTGCTAACATATCAGGCTTTGGAACAGTTTGGGAAAACAGTACAAAAAACATCCCTGGACCAAAAGACAATCTGACAAGAAACCATTTAATTGCCATTTCTGTGTATACTGGTGTTATTGTATATAGAAAATTCAATGAGGATGTTAGGACcggtaaacagaaatacaaagaaAAGACATACAAATGGTACTCGCTTCATTTTTGGTTGACACAAGCGATACAGACTCTAAAGAAGACTGAAAATGGATGCAAGTCAACTTATCGTGGTACCAATGTTACATTTGAAGGTGTCAATAACACAGAGATTCGTTTTGGCTCATTTACGTCCTCCTCTCTTGATCGTAAAGTAACAATGGATTTCGGAAATCAATCTTGTTTTGAAATCGAGACTTGTAACGGTGCTGATGTGTCAAAATACTCCCAGTTTCCTAATCAGAAAGAGGTGTTGATTCCCCCGTATGAGACATTTAAAGTCACTGATATCAGGAACGATCAGAAGGGTGACTGGTGTAAGACTGTGTTTGAGTTGAAGAGCACTGGtataaaaagtaacttaaactgTGCAGTGGCATCAGTCAAGCCTAAGAAATATCACAATGTCATTATCTCTGACTGA